The Candidatus Methylomirabilis sp. genome has a window encoding:
- a CDS encoding molybdopterin dinucleotide binding domain-containing protein: MTKRRFTVITARTLTQGQAMHVGKESKEYVDEISTARMNLKDFEELELHDGDRIRLATKHGSTVLKCAKGDVPQGMVFIAYGRLINPIVGTDTQATGMPDYKGIEVEVERYV, encoded by the coding sequence ATGACGAAGAGACGGTTTACGGTGATCACGGCCCGGACGCTCACGCAAGGCCAGGCGATGCACGTCGGAAAGGAGTCGAAAGAGTATGTGGACGAGATCTCTACGGCGCGAATGAACCTCAAAGACTTCGAGGAACTCGAACTGCATGACGGGGATCGCATTCGATTAGCGACGAAGCACGGGTCAACTGTGCTGAAATGTGCAAAGGGTGATGTGCCCCAGGGGATGGTGTTCATTGCGTATGGGCGACTGATTAATCCGATTGTCGGCACGGATACCCAAGCGACCGGGATGCCGGACTACAAGGGTATCGAGGTGGAGGTGGAACGCTATGTCTGA